The window ataataatagaaatcataGCCCAGTAGCTCCCGAAGCATCATCTCTTGTACAGCGGCCCCTTCCTGGATccatgcattctctttctcatctcTTCAGTCTGTCTTTATTAGCTGCTTATGAGAGGAGGCATTGCAGATTCCAGGCACTGAGCGGTCCCAGCCACCAGGGTAGGAAAAAGGACTATTTGCCTCATCTCGTTATTTATTCCCTGAATTCCAGGGAACTGCAGGGATTCCTCAGGGGTCGGGATAAAGGAGAAGGAGACCAATGCTGGCTCACAGCACATGCATACAAAAATTCATACGTCCACGGCTATCCACGCCTATGCGTGAGTATGTAACTAACTGTGGAACTGCATATATGCAAGGAGCCCGTTCTGTCATGCCATGTGGGTCCCTGCTGCAAGCTTGGTCAGCAGACTCTCAAGGGGTCTTTCTTTGAACCTCAGGCTGACACTCCTCTACTCCAGTGAGCAGGTGAGGAAGCATGAATACAAGCAAgaggaggaaaatatttttagaaccCTGCCCTGCTCATTAAAACCTGGAATCACCTTAGAAGGGTGCTAGAATGTTGGTTCATTGTAATAGGCTGTAGCTTGATGAATTTTAGAGGTGGGCCTTTAtcatcaggaaaaacaaaacaaaacactgttgGTTTAAAAATCTGTTGAAATTTGGCCAATGATTGGTAGTTTGGGGATGGGATAGTAATAGCAGTGTGAGTTTCTTTAATGTAGTATTATACATACCTCACCCTCCGCATTGTTATAAACATAATTCCACAACTAATTACTTAGATCTACAGGATAGACAACACTAAGCAATGTGTATAACAAGCAATTTTGGGCAGTGGGAGTACGCTGTTCCAAAATGGACATGAGCAGCttatattatgaaaatataacTACTACAAAGATACATGTTTTAAGGcttcattaagaaaatcattctaAGACTGTAAGGGTATTTAAACTGGTACTCTGGTTCTAAGTAGGAATCCCCCCAAACTATCTCATTCACTAAGGAATGCCCCTGAATGCCCCTGAAGTCTTGTTTATAgacattttttccaatttttggaAGAATGATGTTAATTTTTAAGGGCAACTCATTTCTTCAGTGTAATGAAAGTGTGCATTATTTTCACAATTAAGACTCATTGTAATGCGTTGTTAGTGTGTATGGAGTGCCCAGCACAGTACATGCAACACAGCAGAGTCCTTGTCTGACctgttcactgctgtgtccccagcatgAGCACTGCACTGTATTGCACATTATGGTTACTTAAGAAAAATTTGTCGAGTAAATAAATGAACTGACTCCTCTAAGAACAACGGGAAACTGTTTTCACATAGAAAATTTGTCAAGGGTTAAGGAGTCAGAATCCGGATAAACACAGCCCACATACTTCCATGTTCACACTGAAGTAAAAGGTGTAAGTTCAGCATAAGAGCAGTGACTCTGGTATTGCCTCAGTGCAAatgctggctctgccacttaccaccTCTGGAAGCCTGGGCATGATGCCTCGACTCTTTCTGCCTTAGTTTCATCACcagtaaaattgagataatactAGTACCTGATTTACAAGGTggctgtaaggattaaatgatgcTAAGATTATTATGTCTGGCACAGTttgtaaaatttaatttctagACATAAATGTATCTAACCTACCTTAAGTAACTCAGGGCATTTCAACAGCCATCACCGGTCACTTTCTTCTCATTTGATTgcttacagaatgattctggttGAACCCATATTTTTGTAagtgtgcaaatattttttatagatttGTGCACATTCTGTCTTCTTCAAATGCTATCTATCTCAAGAATAAGATATTATATTCCTTCAGAATTCTAATATCCCCCATTATTTGTCTGTTTTAGATGGTGAAAGAATGTTGTTGACTGATTCATGGTTGGCTAACCATCCAGTGATGaaattcaaagttaatattgaaTCTTAACACGTTATAAGTATACCAGTATTAAATTCACCTTCCATGAATATTTGAGCAGACTAGATATTCACAGAAGTGGTTCAGGGTGGATAAAAGAGCATGAGTTATGTGCCCTTGGGCTAATTCCTTTACCTTCCTAAGCCTGAGCTTCTTCGGGGGCaaaatgaagtaatttttttaacGTTTGGGCTTATTTTGGCAATTAAACGAGAATATGTGAGCTACCTGGTCCAAAGTAGGCACTTATTTACATGTTTCttcactttattttctattaagtCCTTTAAGCTaattcttttccaaaatatatcttTCCAACTGCAAAGAATCCCTTAGAATCCTGCCTCAACTTTTACTTAAGTTTCTGGCTCTTTCTAGATGAAAAACAGCACTACTGTTATTTAATCCTTTACAATCCTGCCTGAATCCTTAATTTCATTCTTAGGCACATCATTGTGCTTTCAAGTGTATTATAGCTGTCAGTCTTAGCAAAACACTGTCTTGTCCTTCAAACTGTCCCTATCTCAGCTGCTACCAACGTGAATAATCTAGATTAAAAATGTGgaatttataacttttattttcaaatttctcatAATTCATATTATAGTTAGATGTGCATGACTTAACCACTCCCACTCCCACCTTGTTTCTCCACCATAAAACATAAACCATGGTAAATGTTAAGACAAATCTTGGGAGAAACATTTATCAATTCCAACACCTCTCCTCTCTCCACCCCAATACTATATGCTCTTGGAAGAAGATGAAGATGCTTACAAGAAACAGTTCTCTCAATACATAAAGAACAGCATAACTCCAGACATGATGGAGGAGATGTATAAGAAAGCTCATGCTGCTGTACGAGAGAATCCAGTCTATGAAAAGAAGCCcaagaaagaagttaaaaagaagaGGTGGAACCGTCCCAAAATGTCCCTTGCTCAGAAGAAGGATCGGGTAGCTCAAAAGAAGGCAAGCTTCCTCAGAGCTCAGGAGCGGGCTGCTGAGAGCTAAACCAAACAATTTCCTATGATTATTTTTCAGATATAGACAATAAACTTATGAAcagcaactaaaaaaaaaaaaaaactagtaaggTGCTCAACTAGCATGGGAAGATACAGTCCTCGTCCATATGGTTTATAACTCTTCTTTCACAGACAGAAGATGGATGTACAAAAAGTCAAGGTGGAGGGGACCCCTATCTTGGTAGGAAGTACAAGGACAAACTGAATAGTCCTTGAATGGGCGAGCATTGAATATTTGTGGATGGCTTAGATAAGTGAGTGTATTCTTCCTATTTAACTTCGAAAAACCTAAGGTGTCTGCTACAAGAGTACAGTACATCTGTACCTGGCTCCTCAAGATTATTATCAATTGGGTACTATACAACAAATCTTTTATTGTTGAGAGAGCTAGATTGAGATTTTCCTCTAAGGGCCAAGGATTTGACCTTCATTGGTTTATAGACATAATGTTGTTGGCAAAGACATACCTGAGCATTtccaaaaaaaagtacagaatgtTAAATGTTGATTTCCGTGTGTTTCGGGTAAATAGTACATAAGCCAAGCCATTTTCCTGAAATGTTCTCATTCCATAtgcaaaaacagagaaaaaaattatagctgAGATGGTGGAATATGAAGGATTGAGACAGTTTTACATAAGACAAACTAGGGAAGCATCTCCAAAAGAATAGATTTCtcctttaaacaacaacaacaacaacaacaaaacctataTTCATAATGTCAGACCTAAGCTAGAGATAGTTAAGGAGATTCAAGGGTGCACAAAGTTAGATGAGTATGAACTAATGAGGAActttaaatattaacatatagATTGGTGGAAGATCTCATGAGGGAAAAtttggaaagatatttttaatagaCCAGGTAACTGCTTTCAGAATAAGTAAGAGTATCtagtattttattctaaaattatttaagagCCTACACAAGGCAGTATCTAGCAGCTTATTATTGGACTGAATCTGGAGAATGAACAAATACATTAGTCTACTAAC of the Symphalangus syndactylus isolate Jambi chromosome 12, NHGRI_mSymSyn1-v2.1_pri, whole genome shotgun sequence genome contains:
- the LOC134734638 gene encoding large ribosomal subunit protein uL18-like, coding for MLLEEDEDAYKKQFSQYIKNSITPDMMEEMYKKAHAAVRENPVYEKKPKKEVKKKRWNRPKMSLAQKKDRVAQKKASFLRAQERAAES